The following are encoded in a window of Solidesulfovibrio magneticus RS-1 genomic DNA:
- the tmcC gene encoding TmcC family electron transfer complex membrane anchor subunit, with amino-acid sequence MHALYDLAVGPLAWLAFAVFILGSIYRLMSMRALALKKDAAFVAYISWPHAIRSIVHWVTPFGALGWRENPGVTIVTFLFHICLFVVPLFLMGHIVLLDTFHGWSWPALPDGLADTLSIVVVAACAYFLWRRLTVPEVRFVTRSHDWLVLALVGATFLTGVLAYHRIGDNLFMTTLHVLCGEAMLVAIPFTRLSHMLFGFFSRGYIASEFGSVRFAKDW; translated from the coding sequence ATGCACGCGCTGTACGATCTCGCCGTCGGCCCCCTGGCCTGGCTGGCTTTCGCCGTGTTCATCCTGGGTTCGATCTACCGGCTCATGTCCATGCGGGCCTTGGCGCTCAAAAAAGACGCCGCCTTCGTGGCCTACATCAGCTGGCCCCACGCCATCCGCTCCATCGTCCATTGGGTGACCCCCTTCGGCGCGCTGGGCTGGCGGGAAAATCCCGGGGTGACCATCGTCACCTTCCTGTTTCACATCTGCCTGTTCGTGGTTCCGCTGTTCCTCATGGGCCACATCGTGCTCTTGGACACCTTCCACGGCTGGTCGTGGCCGGCCCTGCCGGACGGTCTGGCCGACACGCTCTCCATCGTCGTGGTCGCGGCCTGCGCCTACTTTTTGTGGCGTCGGCTGACCGTGCCGGAAGTGCGCTTTGTCACCCGCTCCCACGACTGGCTGGTGCTGGCCCTGGTCGGCGCGACCTTTCTCACCGGCGTCCTGGCCTATCACCGCATCGGCGACAACCTGTTCATGACCACCCTGCACGTCCTGTGCGGCGAGGCCATGCTGGTCGCCATCCCGTTCACGAGGCTGTCCCACATGCTGTTCGGATTTTTCAGCCGCGGCTACATCGCCTCGGAATTCGGGTCCGTCAGATTCGCCAAGGACTGGTAA
- the tmcD gene encoding electron transfer complex subunit TmcD, translating into MSFAQSWDFTPGARVVADDLRQCSREYEWLEEPHVSPDGERVAMVAALEGPAFTMAVNGEAWETTFDKAWYPRFSPDGRLTVLVQADGDWTLAVDDAPWEEQYGYVWNTMFSASGDIIAACIQQDGEYGFSIDGTPWETLYENANQPVFAKAGNASAAVVQVKSLAQADVVTFQEGIFSVAVNGEAWDSIFVNCWNLVFDPAGKNVAATIRRSLYDYSVAVNGKAWAGSYACAWGPAFNPATGAVAAPVRKAGAWGMAIDDAMAWEARFGQLWQQAFSPDGSKLAAIACVRFGEFTVAVDGTPWGMSFPVVTDLTPSPAGARFAALASDHNTNFAVLCDGKVWDGRYDMAYAPVWSADGAHLALAVEKAGRQTIVLDGKAYSQSFDKCYAPAFSPDGKLVLIRALAGGKCHRIVAPVTAFTG; encoded by the coding sequence ATGTCCTTCGCGCAGTCCTGGGATTTCACGCCGGGCGCCCGCGTCGTCGCCGACGATCTGCGGCAGTGCTCCCGTGAATACGAATGGTTGGAGGAACCCCATGTGTCGCCGGACGGCGAGCGCGTGGCCATGGTGGCCGCCCTGGAAGGGCCGGCGTTCACCATGGCGGTCAATGGGGAAGCCTGGGAAACCACGTTCGACAAAGCCTGGTATCCGCGTTTCTCGCCCGACGGCCGCCTGACGGTGCTCGTCCAGGCCGACGGCGACTGGACCCTGGCCGTGGACGACGCGCCCTGGGAAGAACAGTACGGATACGTCTGGAACACCATGTTTTCCGCCTCGGGCGACATCATCGCCGCCTGCATCCAGCAGGACGGCGAATACGGCTTCTCCATCGACGGCACGCCCTGGGAGACGCTGTACGAAAACGCCAACCAGCCCGTTTTTGCCAAGGCCGGCAACGCCTCGGCCGCCGTGGTCCAGGTGAAATCCCTGGCCCAGGCCGATGTCGTGACCTTCCAGGAAGGCATCTTCAGCGTGGCGGTTAACGGCGAGGCCTGGGATTCGATTTTCGTCAACTGCTGGAATCTGGTCTTCGACCCGGCCGGAAAAAACGTCGCCGCCACCATCCGCCGTTCCCTGTACGACTATTCCGTCGCCGTCAACGGCAAGGCCTGGGCCGGCTCCTATGCCTGCGCCTGGGGGCCGGCTTTCAATCCGGCCACGGGCGCGGTGGCCGCGCCCGTGCGCAAGGCCGGAGCCTGGGGCATGGCCATTGACGACGCCATGGCCTGGGAGGCCCGCTTCGGCCAGTTGTGGCAGCAGGCGTTTTCCCCGGACGGCTCCAAGCTGGCGGCCATCGCCTGCGTGCGCTTCGGCGAATTCACCGTAGCCGTGGACGGCACGCCCTGGGGTATGAGCTTCCCGGTGGTCACGGACCTGACCCCCAGCCCGGCCGGCGCGCGTTTCGCCGCCCTGGCCAGCGACCACAACACCAACTTCGCGGTCCTTTGCGACGGCAAGGTCTGGGACGGCCGCTACGACATGGCCTACGCGCCGGTCTGGAGCGCCGACGGCGCCCATCTGGCCCTGGCCGTGGAAAAGGCCGGCCGCCAGACCATCGTCCTCGACGGCAAGGCCTATTCGCAAAGCTTTGACAAGTGCTACGCCCCGGCCTTTTCGCCCGACGGCAAACTGGTGCTCATCCGCGCCCTGGCCGGCGGCAAATGCCACCGCATCGTGGCTCCGGTCACGGCGTTTACCGGTTAG
- a CDS encoding transglycosylase SLT domain-containing protein, translating into MKQPGIHPFSDRFGAVILALLLTLGLALSWGGSAQAAKPAGHAAKPVTQTAKARAAEPWSPPPRPEDAPLPRSARLGGDEDGTPAGRTVKTPGGITESLREIALGVNEVLSGDHRQGAARLAAALPRAGDQADVAAYYQGLGLYLAGDAPAALAALDGLRARASQSFLGRDALYIAMESAARAGRPERTLALAEAWLADPEPSLAPAVWLRAAAAATNLGQRRKAEDFLRHLILDFPTSQSAKAGLALAEKLAATPDAAGGAAGFDPSAPDTVLLRAEALVEKGGAEAALALIPEAAPPGWTPAQAARGGYVRGKALFRQRKPQAAYEAFAQAVAADPSASLAYWARYHQARCLWRSLKAEDAERGVALLREVLAAPTRDDPLKEVAARHLALMLAERGRFAEASDAAGQLKGLAVPPDAAAQGAALGAILRYVTGDMAGAEAELAAFAGRFPDDDWADGARYWRGKALANLGRGQEAAGLWMEVAGGRPNTYYGGRAAAALASLGEVKGQVVASPPGKSPRCPDAAEPPSPAVSAALAKAYALADAGLPALAEMALEFSAKAAPDRADLAMAHIRAAMDGGRRTAAMRTAWRTFGGCLLRGTPAELMPLRDALYPRAYAGEVVTALNGSGIDPDVIYSLIRQESFFDPKAVSGAGAVGLMQLMPETAKAVGKKIGIRPERADLFNPVVNIRLGVAFFRERLAREGSLAAALASYNAGENRVAVWNAGFGGLGEELFVELIPFTETRDYVRRITTNAMVYERLYLGKN; encoded by the coding sequence ATGAAACAACCGGGAATACACCCGTTCTCCGATCGATTTGGTGCGGTCATCCTCGCTCTGCTCCTGACCCTGGGGCTGGCCCTGAGCTGGGGCGGATCGGCCCAGGCCGCCAAGCCGGCCGGCCACGCCGCCAAGCCCGTCACCCAGACGGCCAAGGCCCGGGCAGCTGAACCCTGGTCGCCGCCGCCGCGCCCCGAGGACGCACCGCTGCCGCGCTCGGCCCGCCTGGGCGGAGACGAGGACGGGACGCCGGCCGGACGGACGGTCAAGACGCCGGGCGGCATCACCGAATCCCTGCGCGAGATCGCCCTGGGCGTGAACGAGGTGCTCTCCGGCGACCATCGCCAGGGCGCGGCCCGGCTGGCGGCCGCCCTGCCCCGGGCCGGGGATCAGGCCGACGTGGCCGCCTATTACCAGGGCCTGGGCCTGTATCTGGCCGGCGACGCCCCGGCCGCCCTGGCCGCCCTGGACGGCCTGCGCGCCCGGGCCTCGCAGTCGTTTCTGGGCCGCGACGCCCTCTACATCGCCATGGAAAGCGCCGCCCGGGCCGGCCGGCCCGAGCGGACCCTGGCCCTGGCCGAGGCCTGGCTGGCCGACCCCGAACCGTCCCTGGCCCCGGCCGTGTGGCTGCGGGCGGCGGCGGCGGCCACAAACCTCGGCCAGCGGCGCAAGGCCGAGGATTTCCTGCGCCATCTCATCCTCGATTTCCCGACCTCCCAGTCGGCCAAGGCCGGGCTGGCCCTGGCCGAAAAACTCGCCGCCACGCCCGATGCGGCCGGCGGCGCGGCCGGCTTCGATCCGTCCGCGCCGGACACGGTGCTCTTGCGGGCCGAGGCCTTGGTGGAAAAAGGCGGAGCCGAGGCCGCCCTGGCGCTAATCCCCGAGGCCGCGCCCCCGGGCTGGACCCCGGCCCAGGCCGCCCGGGGCGGGTACGTGCGCGGCAAGGCCCTTTTCCGCCAGCGAAAGCCGCAAGCCGCCTACGAGGCCTTTGCCCAGGCCGTGGCCGCCGATCCGTCGGCCTCACTGGCGTATTGGGCGCGCTATCATCAGGCGCGCTGCCTGTGGCGGTCACTCAAGGCCGAAGACGCCGAGCGCGGCGTGGCGCTGTTGCGCGAGGTGCTGGCCGCGCCCACGCGCGACGATCCCCTCAAAGAGGTCGCCGCCCGCCATCTGGCCCTGATGCTGGCCGAGCGGGGGCGTTTCGCCGAGGCTTCCGACGCGGCCGGACAGCTCAAGGGGCTGGCCGTGCCGCCCGACGCCGCCGCCCAGGGCGCGGCGCTGGGGGCCATCCTGCGCTACGTCACGGGGGACATGGCCGGGGCCGAGGCGGAGCTGGCCGCCTTTGCCGGCCGCTTCCCGGACGACGACTGGGCCGACGGGGCGCGCTACTGGCGCGGCAAGGCGCTGGCCAATCTGGGGCGCGGCCAGGAAGCGGCCGGGCTGTGGATGGAGGTGGCCGGCGGACGGCCCAATACCTATTACGGCGGCCGGGCGGCCGCCGCCCTGGCCAGCCTTGGCGAGGTCAAGGGGCAGGTCGTGGCCTCGCCGCCGGGCAAGTCGCCGCGTTGCCCGGACGCGGCCGAGCCGCCGTCGCCGGCCGTGTCCGCCGCCCTGGCCAAGGCCTATGCCCTGGCCGACGCCGGCTTGCCGGCCCTGGCCGAGATGGCGCTGGAATTTTCGGCCAAGGCCGCGCCCGACCGGGCCGATCTGGCCATGGCCCACATCCGGGCGGCCATGGACGGCGGGCGACGCACGGCCGCCATGCGCACGGCCTGGCGCACCTTTGGCGGCTGTCTGCTGCGCGGCACGCCGGCCGAACTCATGCCCCTTCGCGACGCGCTCTATCCCAGGGCCTACGCCGGCGAGGTGGTGACGGCGCTAAACGGCTCGGGCATCGACCCGGACGTGATCTATTCGCTTATTCGCCAGGAGAGTTTTTTCGATCCCAAGGCCGTGTCCGGGGCCGGGGCGGTGGGGCTCATGCAGCTCATGCCCGAGACGGCCAAGGCCGTGGGCAAAAAAATCGGCATCCGTCCCGAGCGGGCGGATTTGTTCAATCCGGTGGTCAACATCCGTCTCGGGGTGGCGTTTTTCCGGGAGCGGCTGGCCCGCGAGGGGTCGCTGGCCGCGGCGCTGGCATCCTACAAC